A part of Ursus arctos isolate Adak ecotype North America chromosome X, UrsArc2.0, whole genome shotgun sequence genomic DNA contains:
- the CYLC1 gene encoding cylicin-1 gives MHQLQTPHMGTCYVEHPRALSSIPGLAPPTWPGHHCTEYVKTPSLAPSSASAILPDHPQCGEPGHPGLYPIQVQLSCQDTFFMETPRITTTHAHFSFNSPPKMPSTPSIPRPPTLYLISAPATPQVTLCSENSGTTWFTSTSASVILPRQEVNIRTNDNSISINESSRKLWNQDYFTLTFPKPLQPGRKKRSRHSESQISVPRHDKRKSEEVQKPAHIRIRHSFKKFSQRPSVYLTVRRQAPFRNPYTLKAHPENGESKKPKDDKKGRTLQRISKKNKGPHETTTESKMVNDEKPERGNKEDKTPSKLSLLCELSKDSKSKLEINPESNDFKAVSKYPKKDKKDSKISKETYNEFICAKKDSKDSMKNSDAKSQTCSKNISNMDYILYLEESGAESMKCEMWLKNYSQNNSKKPSKKDTKKDAKKTSDAESVDSKDAKKDKKGVKKDNKKKDAKKDTESTDAESVDSKDAKKDSKKAKKGSKKNDKKKDAKKDTETTDAESADSKDAKKDSKKARKESKKSDKKKDTKKDAVSTDAETESELETKNLKKDEKKDKKDSKKDDKKKDAKKDVVSTDTDSESEWDSKKGKKNDKKDKRNSKKDDKNKFAMKSEESTETESDWESKKDKYDSKKTKKDSKKDAKKQDAKKGIESTDAESDESSKKDSKKPETLKSSDAESEESLYKLGTKKKVADESDATSTDSKKEALELKREFKMSSKKTTFKEKGKKTGTGRVPPSRERPPLPPCEPLLPSHKTKRLCQCQMPPAPQKPRYAPLKVWTLSPFFSKQTQKVSFETQS, from the exons ATGCATCAGCTTCAGACACCCCACATGGGCACATGCTATGTGGAGCACCCCAGAGCACTATCATCCATTCCAGGCTTGGCTCCACCCACCTGGCCAGGGCACCACTGCACTGAGTACGTTAAGACACCCTCACTTGCACCTAGTTCAGCTTCAGCAATTTTGCCAGATCACCCTCAGTGTGGAGAGCCAGGACACCCAGGACTGTACCCGATTCAGgttcagctgtcctgccaggaCACATTTTTTATGGAGACCCCCAGGATCACAACAACCCATGCCCATTTTAGCTTTAACAGCCCTCCCAAGATGCCCTCGACACCAAGCATCCCAAGACCTCCCACCCTGTACCTCATTTCAGCTCCAGCCACTCCTCAGGTCACCCTCTGTTCAGAGAATTCAGGAACAACTTGGTTTACATCCACATCTGCTTCAGTTATCCTGCCAAG GCAAGAAGTAAACATCAGAACAAATGATAATTCCATATCAA TCAATGAATCAAGCAGAAAATTATGGAATCAAGATTACTTTACTTTGACATTTCCCAAACCACTCCAGCCAGGTAGAAAAAAGAGATCAAGACATTCAGAATCACAAATCTCAGTTCCT AGACATgacaaaagaaaatcagaggaaGTTCAGAAGCCAGCTCATATAAGGATAaggcattcttttaaaaaattttcccaaaGGCCATCTGTTTACTTAACTGTCAGGAGACAGGCTCCATTCAGAAATCCTTATACTCTTAAAGCCCATCCTGAAAATGGAGAATCTAAAAAGCCCAAAGATGacaaaaaaggaagaactttGCAGAGAATttccaagaaaaacaaaggcCCACATGAAACAACTACAGAATCTAAAATGGTAAATGATGAGAAacctgaaagaggaaataaagaagataaaactcCATCAAAATTATCACTTTTATGTGAACTATCTAAGGATTCAAAGTCCAAATTGGAAATAAATCCAGAATCCAATGATTTTAAGGCAGTCTCAAAGTATccaaaaaaagataagaaagattCAAAGATTTCCAAGGAGACATATAATGAATTCATATGTGCAAAGAAGGATTCAAAGGACTCAATGAAAAATTCTGATGCCAAATCACAGActtgctcaaaaaatatttcaaatatggaTTACATACTGTATTTAGAGGAGTCTGGTGCTGAATCCATGAAATGTGAAATGTGGTTAAAGAATTACTCTCAGAATAATTCAAAGAAGCCTTCAAAGAAGGACACAAAAAAGGATGCAAAGAAAACCTCTGACGCTGAGTCTGTAGACTCAAAAGAtgcaaagaaagataagaaaggtGTAAAAAAAGACAACAAGAAGAAGGATGCAAAGAAAGACACAGAGTCGACTGATGCAGAATCTGTAGACTCAAAGGATGCAAAGAAAGATTCAAAGAAGGCTAAGAAAGGctcaaagaaaaatgacaagaaaaaggatgcaaagaaagacacagagactACTGATGCAGAATCTGCAGACTCAAAGGATGCAAAGAAAGATTCAAAGAAGGCTAGGAAAGAGTCAAAGAAAAGTGACAAGAAAAAGGATACAAAGAAGGATGCAGTGTCTACTGATGCTGAAACAGAGTCTGAACTGGAgacaaagaatttgaagaaagatgaaaagaaggataagaaagattcaaaaaaagatgacaaaaaaaaGGATGCCAAGAAGGATGTAGTGTCTACTGACACTGATTCTGAATCTGAATGGGATtcaaaaaagggcaaaaaaaatgataaaaaggatAAGAGAAATTCAAAGAAAGACGACAAAAATAAGTTTGCAATGAAATCTGAAGAGTCTACTGAAACTGAATCTGATTGGGAATCAAAGAAGGATAAGTACGATTCAAAGAAGACtaagaaagattcaaagaaaGATGCCAAGAAACAGGATGCAAAGAAGGGCATAGAGTCTACAGATGCAGAATCTGATGAATCTTCCAAGAAAGACTCAAAGAAGCCTGAGACACTCAAAAGTTCAGATGCTGAATCCGAAGAGTCACTATATAAACTTGGCACTAAAAAGAAAGTTGCTGATGAATCAGATGCCacatctacagattcaaagaaGGAAGCACTGGAACTAAAGAGAGAATTCAAAATGTCATCCAAAAAGACTACAttcaaagaaaaagggaaaaaaacaggtaCAGGTAGAGTCCCTCCATCAAGAGAAAGACCACCACTACCTCCTTGTGAGCCTTTGCTACCATCACACAAGACCAAACGTCTCTGTCAGTGCCAGATGCCTCCTGCACCTCAAAAACCAAGATATGCTCCTTTG AAAGTCTGGACTTTAAGTCCATTTTTCTCCAAGCAGACTCAGAAAGTCAGCTTTGAGACTCAAAGCTGA